One Nonomuraea angiospora DNA segment encodes these proteins:
- a CDS encoding WD40 repeat domain-containing protein — protein MRRRTAPLKAIAMGALMIVGLLNPAAASSRADVRPLGKPLKGHTAQVEAVAVGKRSDGTPVIVSAGYDKTVRIWDLDTGKALGKPLKGHKGEIYDVAVGRRSDGTPVIVSGAADDIRIWNLNTGKPIGKPLKARNGLVYAVTTGRRGDGTPIIISSGDALTRDVEIWNLDTGKLIGKPSVNPFAFTVTQLVTGRRSDGTPVFVTGATNGRARIWNMNTGKPLSKSLSRCGTCLVEGLAVGKRGDGTPVAVTVDVPGSPAEEGSAPKSSMRIWNLDTGKPIGESIVAQGDTTMEVAVGQRGDGSPVIVSGDGGGLSVWDLDTGARVGGPFAGHTRAIFALAIGKRSDGTPVAISGGLDKTIRVWSLGS, from the coding sequence ATGAGACGCCGTACCGCGCCGCTCAAGGCGATCGCGATGGGCGCGTTGATGATCGTCGGATTGCTGAATCCGGCAGCGGCTTCGTCGCGGGCGGATGTCCGTCCGCTCGGCAAGCCTCTCAAAGGCCACACGGCCCAGGTGGAGGCGGTGGCGGTGGGCAAGCGCAGTGACGGCACCCCGGTCATCGTCTCCGCCGGCTACGACAAGACCGTGCGGATCTGGGACCTGGACACCGGAAAAGCCCTCGGTAAGCCCCTCAAGGGCCACAAGGGCGAGATCTACGATGTCGCCGTCGGCAGGCGCAGCGACGGGACCCCGGTCATCGTCTCCGGTGCCGCCGACGACATACGGATCTGGAACCTGAACACCGGAAAGCCGATCGGCAAGCCTCTCAAGGCTCGGAACGGGCTTGTCTATGCGGTGACGACCGGCAGGCGCGGCGATGGCACCCCGATCATCATCTCCAGCGGAGACGCCCTGACCAGGGACGTCGAAATCTGGAACCTGGACACGGGAAAACTCATCGGCAAGCCGTCCGTCAACCCCTTCGCGTTCACGGTCACCCAACTGGTGACCGGCAGACGCAGCGACGGCACGCCTGTGTTCGTCACGGGCGCGACCAACGGCAGGGCGCGTATCTGGAACATGAACACGGGCAAGCCTCTCAGCAAATCTCTCAGCCGATGCGGCACCTGCCTGGTGGAAGGGTTGGCCGTAGGCAAGCGGGGCGACGGCACTCCGGTGGCCGTCACCGTTGACGTCCCGGGCTCTCCGGCCGAGGAGGGCAGCGCTCCCAAGAGCTCGATGCGGATCTGGAACCTGGACACCGGCAAGCCCATCGGAGAATCCATCGTCGCCCAGGGCGACACCACCATGGAGGTCGCGGTCGGGCAGCGAGGCGACGGCTCCCCGGTCATCGTTTCCGGTGACGGCGGCGGCCTGTCGGTGTGGGACCTGGACACGGGAGCTCGCGTTGGCGGACCCTTCGCCGGGCACACTCGCGCGATATTCGCGTTGGCGATCGGGAAACGCAGCGACGGTACGCCTGTCGCCATCTCGGGCGGCCTCGACAAGACCATTCGGGTGTGGAGCCTGGGCTCCTGA
- a CDS encoding response regulator transcription factor gives MLIVDDDALVRTGLTLMLKGAPALQVVGAVADGAQVQAAVGEHAPDVVLMDIRMAGVDGIDATRRLRARQDAPEVIILTTFDADEHVFRALRAGASGFLLKDTPPEGIVEAIRRVAAGEPSLSPSVTRRLIAHLVPEEDDRRRADARRVLSALSGREREVALAVGQGKTNAVIAGELHMSVGTVKGYISRILTKAGLDNRVQLALVVHDAS, from the coding sequence GTGCTCATCGTGGACGACGACGCGCTCGTCCGTACCGGGCTGACGCTGATGCTCAAGGGCGCGCCCGCCCTCCAGGTGGTGGGTGCGGTGGCCGACGGCGCGCAGGTCCAGGCCGCCGTCGGTGAGCACGCTCCCGACGTGGTGCTGATGGACATCCGGATGGCCGGCGTCGACGGCATCGACGCGACCCGCAGGCTGCGTGCCCGCCAGGACGCGCCGGAGGTCATCATTCTGACCACGTTCGACGCCGACGAGCACGTGTTCCGGGCGCTGCGCGCTGGAGCCAGCGGGTTCCTGTTGAAGGACACGCCGCCCGAGGGGATCGTCGAGGCGATCCGGCGCGTCGCCGCAGGCGAGCCCAGCCTTTCGCCGAGCGTCACCCGGCGGCTGATCGCCCATCTGGTGCCCGAGGAGGACGACCGGCGGCGGGCCGACGCCCGGCGGGTGCTGTCGGCGCTCAGCGGCCGCGAGCGGGAGGTGGCGCTGGCGGTGGGGCAGGGCAAGACCAACGCCGTCATCGCCGGTGAGTTGCACATGAGCGTGGGGACGGTGAAGGGCTACATCTCCCGCATCCTCACCAAGGCGGGCCTGGACAACCGCGTCCAGCTGGCGCTGGTCGTCCACGACGCCTCATAG
- a CDS encoding dihydrofolate reductase family protein, with protein MRKIIYSMLISLDGYVESPNGDIGWSAPDDEVHAFINDMSRELGGSLYGRRLYENMSAYWPTADERPDAPALEVDFARTWRAMPKYVFSKTLDHVGWNSTLVTGDLEEEVTRLKRQDGGDLDLGGATLAGSVLRLGLVDEFRIFVHPLVLGAGKPFFPQLDTSIRTRLLETRAFPSGIVYLRYEVT; from the coding sequence ATGCGGAAAATCATCTACTCGATGCTGATCTCCCTCGACGGCTACGTGGAGTCGCCCAACGGCGACATCGGCTGGTCCGCGCCCGACGACGAGGTCCACGCGTTCATCAACGACATGTCCCGCGAACTGGGCGGCTCCCTGTACGGCCGCCGCCTCTACGAGAACATGTCCGCCTACTGGCCCACCGCCGACGAGCGGCCCGACGCCCCCGCGCTCGAGGTCGACTTCGCCAGGACCTGGCGGGCCATGCCCAAGTACGTCTTCTCCAAGACCCTCGACCACGTCGGCTGGAACAGCACGCTCGTCACCGGCGACCTCGAGGAGGAGGTGACCAGGCTCAAGCGGCAGGACGGCGGCGACCTCGACCTGGGCGGGGCCACGCTGGCGGGCAGCGTGCTGCGGCTCGGGCTGGTGGACGAGTTCCGCATCTTCGTCCACCCGCTCGTCCTGGGCGCGGGCAAGCCGTTCTTCCCCCAGCTCGACACCTCCATCAGGACCCGGCTGCTGGAAACCCGGGCGTTCCCCTCGGGGATCGTTTACCTGCGTTACGAAGTCACGTAG
- a CDS encoding phosphotransferase family protein → MDGQRFAEIARAAFGDGRRPAGVERLRGGSKKGVYRLSFDDGRPGAIVYVWSQEEDFWPAAANADSQTPFGHASGLRFFEAAHGRLSGLGVRVPEVYLVDRPGDVVVVEDVRGGTLEALLRDDPARAGRVMDRLAESLEAMGRERAPWVGKIEGTRRRSAVEVVLEQALRDLDEAAVRVGRIGAVREDFESALREMAADVEPRADHGLIHGELGPDHVLVDDHDVPVLIDIEGTMFFDVEWEHVFLRIRFHEHYERLRVDGLDEDRMRLYALAQHLSLTAGPLRLLDGDFPEREFMLGISEFHSGEALEFLARRR, encoded by the coding sequence ATGGATGGTCAGCGGTTCGCCGAGATCGCGCGTGCGGCCTTCGGGGACGGGCGCCGGCCGGCAGGGGTCGAGCGGCTCAGGGGCGGGAGCAAGAAGGGGGTTTATCGGCTCTCGTTCGACGACGGGCGGCCCGGTGCGATCGTCTATGTCTGGTCCCAGGAGGAGGACTTCTGGCCCGCCGCGGCGAACGCCGACTCGCAGACCCCGTTCGGCCACGCGTCCGGGCTGCGGTTCTTCGAGGCCGCCCATGGCCGGTTGAGCGGTCTCGGGGTGCGGGTGCCCGAGGTCTACCTGGTGGACCGGCCGGGCGACGTCGTGGTGGTCGAGGACGTGCGCGGAGGGACGCTGGAGGCGTTGCTGCGCGACGACCCGGCGCGGGCGGGCCGGGTGATGGATCGGCTGGCGGAGAGCCTCGAGGCCATGGGACGGGAGCGGGCCCCATGGGTGGGGAAGATCGAGGGGACCCGGCGGCGATCGGCGGTCGAGGTCGTGCTGGAGCAGGCGCTGCGGGACCTGGACGAGGCGGCCGTACGGGTCGGGCGGATCGGCGCGGTCCGGGAGGACTTCGAGAGCGCGCTGCGCGAGATGGCCGCGGACGTGGAGCCTCGGGCCGATCACGGGCTCATCCACGGGGAGCTCGGGCCCGACCACGTGCTGGTGGACGACCACGACGTGCCGGTGCTGATCGACATCGAAGGCACGATGTTCTTCGACGTCGAGTGGGAGCACGTCTTCCTGCGGATCCGCTTCCACGAGCATTACGAGCGGCTGCGCGTCGACGGGCTGGACGAAGACCGGATGAGGCTGTACGCGCTGGCCCAGCACCTGTCGCTCACCGCGGGGCCGCTCCGGCTGCTAGACGGCGATTTCCCGGAGCGGGAGTTCATGCTGGGGATCTCGGAGTTCCACAGCGGGGAGGCGCTCGAATTTCTCGCGAGAAGGCGATGA
- a CDS encoding sensor histidine kinase encodes MFAAQGQDGGRRDGEPRRHGEAADGDGPGQGRDRAAASGGGEVGSGGEVGSGGEAGSGGEVGSGWGSGAGGRSVSGRSRRDWAVGAGGIVLAVAGAGAVVWGDLVPGTPGWYLWADVAGGALACVGLWLCRRWPVAASLAVIALSVPAAAASVAAGIATLVAALYRRPPAAVAVGVAWVAATLVRFAWRPPGLAPYPVWALVGVLFGGAITGWGILARTRRELLASLAERARRAEADQRLRAEEARRSERLGIAREMHDVLAHRLSLLAVHAGALEFNAGARPDEVAEAAGVIRTSAHQALQELRAVISVLRESPSAELPLTGLAPLVEESRRAGMRIELHENDVRFADLPETARRTAYRVVQEGLTNARKHAPGRPVTVMVSGAAGGELTVEVRNPLPAGREAAELATTGGGAGLAGLEERVSLAGGRLERGSTDGGGFRLTARLPWPSERPHE; translated from the coding sequence GTGTTCGCAGCACAGGGCCAGGACGGGGGCCGCCGCGACGGCGAACCCCGGAGGCATGGAGAAGCCGCAGACGGCGACGGCCCGGGGCAGGGCCGGGACCGCGCAGCCGCGAGCGGCGGTGGCGAGGTCGGGAGTGGCGGCGAGGTCGGGAGTGGCGGCGAGGCCGGGAGCGGTGGCGAGGTCGGGAGCGGCTGGGGTTCGGGGGCGGGTGGGCGGTCGGTGTCGGGGCGGTCGCGGCGTGACTGGGCGGTCGGGGCCGGTGGCATCGTGCTCGCCGTGGCCGGGGCCGGCGCGGTGGTCTGGGGGGATCTGGTCCCGGGAACGCCCGGCTGGTACCTGTGGGCCGACGTAGCCGGCGGAGCCCTGGCGTGCGTGGGGCTGTGGCTGTGCCGGAGGTGGCCGGTGGCCGCCTCGCTGGCCGTCATCGCGCTGTCCGTCCCGGCCGCGGCCGCGTCGGTGGCCGCGGGGATCGCCACGCTCGTCGCGGCGCTGTACCGGCGACCGCCCGCGGCTGTCGCGGTGGGGGTGGCTTGGGTGGCGGCGACGCTGGTCAGGTTCGCCTGGCGGCCGCCCGGGCTGGCGCCGTACCCGGTGTGGGCGCTGGTCGGCGTACTGTTCGGCGGGGCGATCACCGGCTGGGGCATCCTGGCCAGGACCCGGCGGGAGCTGCTGGCTTCACTGGCGGAACGGGCCCGCCGCGCCGAGGCCGACCAGCGGCTGCGCGCGGAGGAGGCCCGCCGCTCCGAACGCCTCGGCATCGCCCGCGAGATGCACGACGTTCTCGCCCACCGGCTGTCGCTGCTGGCGGTGCACGCGGGGGCGCTGGAGTTCAACGCCGGCGCCAGGCCGGACGAGGTCGCCGAGGCGGCCGGGGTTATCCGGACCAGCGCCCATCAGGCCCTGCAGGAGCTGCGCGCCGTCATCTCCGTGCTGCGCGAGAGCCCGTCGGCCGAGCTCCCGCTGACCGGGCTCGCGCCGCTGGTGGAGGAGTCGCGGCGGGCCGGGATGCGCATCGAGTTGCACGAGAACGACGTACGTTTCGCCGACCTGCCGGAGACGGCCCGGCGTACCGCGTACCGCGTCGTGCAGGAGGGGCTGACCAACGCGCGCAAGCACGCGCCCGGCCGGCCCGTCACCGTCATGGTCTCCGGCGCGGCCGGTGGCGAGCTGACAGTCGAGGTGCGTAACCCGCTGCCCGCGGGGCGGGAGGCGGCGGAGCTGGCCACGACCGGGGGCGGAGCCGGGCTGGCCGGGTTGGAGGAACGGGTCTCGCTGGCGGGTGGGCGCCTGGAGCGGGGAAGCACTGACGGCGGCGGGTTCCGGCTGACGGCGCGGCTACCATGGCCAAGTGAGCGGCCCCATGAATGA
- a CDS encoding class I SAM-dependent methyltransferase produces MAEREAFLSRLQDGRCRRLLEVGAGTGHDSAYFQENGLEVVAVDLSPAMVALCREKGVEAHAMDFLSLDFAPGSFDAVYALNCLLHVPNSDLPAVMDTIHTLMRPGGLFYLGVYGGGSVTGEGPFEKDDQRPPRFFSFRSDEQLQEYARRTFEVVDFHIVGADELRFQSLTLRRSGV; encoded by the coding sequence CTGGCGGAGCGGGAGGCGTTCCTGAGCCGTCTGCAGGACGGCCGTTGCAGGCGCCTGCTGGAGGTCGGCGCCGGAACCGGCCACGACAGCGCGTACTTCCAGGAGAACGGCCTGGAGGTCGTGGCCGTCGATCTGTCGCCCGCCATGGTGGCTCTCTGCCGGGAGAAGGGCGTCGAAGCCCATGCCATGGACTTCCTGAGCCTCGATTTCGCGCCTGGTTCGTTCGACGCGGTGTACGCGCTGAACTGCTTGCTGCACGTGCCCAACAGCGACCTTCCTGCGGTGATGGATACCATCCACACGCTGATGCGGCCCGGTGGCCTCTTCTATCTCGGCGTGTACGGCGGGGGCAGCGTGACGGGTGAGGGTCCCTTCGAGAAGGACGATCAGCGTCCTCCTCGGTTCTTCTCCTTCCGCAGCGATGAGCAGCTCCAGGAGTACGCACGCAGGACTTTCGAGGTGGTGGACTTCCACATCGTGGGAGCTGACGAACTCCGGTTCCAGTCGCTGACGTTGCGGCGATCTGGAGTATGA
- a CDS encoding DUF305 domain-containing protein, which translates to MRALPALAALLLITACGPARTQEVPVNAEDVMFVQMMVPHHRQGIEIAKVGAERATTPELRTLAAAIASTQQGEVERMLRWLHSWDQPLTPPTGAHDHHGGLPETDVKRIQALRKSKTLEHDLLNLLIAHQDDAVQMAAAEVAGGANPAVQQWAGQVRTSRKGQIEIMMKLLKQ; encoded by the coding sequence ATGCGCGCGCTGCCCGCCTTAGCGGCCCTCCTGCTGATCACCGCCTGCGGTCCGGCCCGGACCCAGGAGGTCCCGGTCAACGCCGAGGACGTGATGTTCGTGCAGATGATGGTGCCGCACCACCGGCAGGGCATCGAGATCGCCAAGGTGGGGGCGGAGCGCGCCACCACGCCGGAGCTCAGGACGCTGGCCGCGGCCATCGCCAGCACGCAGCAGGGCGAGGTCGAGCGGATGCTGCGCTGGCTGCACTCCTGGGACCAGCCGCTCACGCCCCCGACCGGCGCGCACGACCACCACGGAGGCCTGCCCGAGACCGACGTCAAGCGGATCCAGGCGCTGCGCAAGTCGAAGACCTTAGAGCACGACCTGCTCAACCTGCTCATCGCGCATCAGGACGACGCCGTGCAGATGGCCGCCGCCGAGGTGGCGGGCGGGGCCAACCCGGCCGTACAGCAGTGGGCGGGGCAGGTGCGGACCTCGCGCAAGGGGCAGATCGAGATCATGATGAAGCTGCTGAAGCAGTGA